The following coding sequences lie in one Chanos chanos chromosome 4, fChaCha1.1, whole genome shotgun sequence genomic window:
- the rock2a gene encoding rho-associated protein kinase 2: MENRLRKLEAMIRDPRSAINLESLVDSMNALVLDLDFPALRKNKNIETFLNRYEKAMGHVRDLQMKSEDFDRVKVIGRGAFGEVQLVRHKASQRVYAMKLLSKFEMLKRSDSAFFWEERDIMAFANSPWVVQLCCAFQDDRYLYMVMEYMPGGDLVNLTSTYDVPEKWARFYTAEVVLALDAIHSMGFIHRDVKPDNMLLDCHGHLKLADFGTCMKMDSTGMVHCDTAVGTPDYISPEVLKSQGGDGYYGRECDWWSVGVFIYEMLVGDTPFYADSLVGTYSKIMDHKNSLNFPDDVEISAEAKNLICAFLTDREVRLGRNGVEEIKRHPFFKNDQWNFSTIRDSVAPVVPELSSDIDTSNFDEIEDDKGDVETFPTPKAFVGNQLPFVGFTYFKEDQGCSQRWKHNSLSVCVCVCVCHGQSAELQQKLRVLEEQLSAEMQAKDELEHKCRTATARLDKISKELDEEMSSRKALESSLRQLEREKALLQHKSVESHRKAENEADKKRYLENEVNSLRDQLDEMKKKNQNSHISNEKNIQLQRQLDEANALLRAESEAATRLRKAQTESSKQTQQLEGTVRELQDKCCLLENGKLKLEKDFISLQAALDAEKRDRSQGSETISDLQARISGLEGEVKEARLALSKAETEKRQLQEKLTDLEKEKSNKEIDMTYKLKVLQQGLEQEEAAHKATKARLADKNKISESIEGAKSEAMKELEQKLQEERASKMRVENKLLELEKQSSMLDCDYKQALQKLEEVRRHKDRLTEEVKNLTLKIEQEIQKRTLTQNDLKAQSQQLNSLRTSEKQLKQETNHLLDIKRSLEKQNQELRKERQESDGQMKELQDQLEAEQYFSTLYKTQVRELKEECEERNKLYKEMQQNLQELQEERDSLAAQLEITLTKADSEQLARSIAEEQYSDLEKEKIMKELEIKEMMARHRQELSEKDTTISSLEEANRTLTSDVANLANEKEELNNKLREIQEDLHRLKEDEQQLAQMKFSFEKQLQSERTLKTQAVNKLAEIMNRREVRGGGSRRGNDTDVRRKEKENRRLQLELRSEKEKLNSTIIKYQKEINEMQAQLADESQVRIELQMALDSKDSDIEQLRGLLNSLNVHSLDSTSIGSGPDFDSDDPHLETRLEGWLSLPVRNNTKRFGWEKKYVVVSSKKILFYNSEQDKELSNPYMVLDIDKLFHVRSVTQTDVYRADAKEIPRIFQILYANEGESKKEQELEPLPAGEKSSYICHKGHEFIPTLYHFPTNCEACTKPLWNMFKPPPALECRRCHIKCHKDHMDKKEEVIAPCRVNYDVSTAKNLLLLAASQEEQQKWVSRLIKKIPKKPPAPEPQHRSSPRAPVRVQPSQSMRRPSRQLPPSKPS, translated from the exons GATTCCATGAATGCTTTGGTTCTAGATCTGGACTTCCCTGCATTACGCAAAAACAAGAACATTGAAACCTTCTTGAACAGAT atgagaaaGCGATGGGGCATGTCAGAGATCTGCAGATGAAGTCTGAGGATTTTGACCGTGTCAAGGTGATTGGAAGAGGAGCGTTTGGGGAGGTGCAGctg GTAAGGCATAAAGCATCTCAGCGGGTGTATGCCATGAAGCTGTTGAGTAAGTTCGAGATGCTCAAACGCTCTGACTCGGCGTTCTTTTGGGAGGAGAGGGATATCATGGCCTTTGCTAACAGTCCCTGGGTTGTACAA CTGTGCTGTGCCTTTCAAGATGACCGTTACCTGTACATGGTGATGGAGTATATGCCTGGCGGAGACTTGGTCAACCTGACCAGCACGTATGATGTGCCAGAGAAGTGGGCGCGTTTCTACACAGCTGAGGTGGTGCTAGCACTGGATGCCATTCACTCCATGGGCTTCATCCACAGGGATGTCAAACCAGACAACATGCTTTTAGATTGCCACGGGCACCTCAAACTGGCAGACTTTGGCACCTGTATGAAGATGGACTCG ACGGGTATGGTTCACTGTGACACAGCGGTAGGAACGCCTGACTACATCTCACCCGAAGTACTGAAGTCACAGGGTGGAGACGGTTACTACGGCCGCGAGTGCGACTGGTGGTCAGTAGGAGTGTTCATCTATGAGATGCTGGTTG GTGACACCCCTTTCTATGCTGACTCACTTGTCGGAACCTACAGTAAGATCATGGATCATAAGAATTCTCTCAACTTTCCTGATGATGTGGAGATTTCTGCTGAAGCCAAGAACCTGATCTGTGCCTTTCTGACTGACAG GGAGGTGCGACTTGGGCGTAACGGGGTGGAGGAGATCAAACGTCACCCGTTCTTCAAGAACGACCAGTGGAACTTCAGTACAATCAGAGATT CTGTTGCCCCTGTGGTTCCTGAACTAAGCAGTGATATCGACACCAGTAATTTTGATGAGATTGAAGATGATAAAGGCGACGTGGAGACGTTCCCAACCCCCAAAGCGTTTGTGGGGAACCAGCTTCCCTTCGTGGGCTTCACCTACTTCAAAGAAGACCA AGGCTGTTCACAGAGATGGAagcataactctctctctgtgtgtgtgtgtgtgtgtgtgtgtcatggacAGTCCGCAGAGCTGCAGCAGAAGCTACGTGTCTTAGAGGAGCAGCTAAGCGCCGAGATGCAGGCCAAGGACGAGCTGGAGCACAAGTGCCGAACCGCCACTGCCCGTCTGGACAAGATCTCAAAAGAACTGGACGAAGAG ATGAGCAGCAGGAAGGCACTGGAGTCGTCTCTAaggcagctggagagagagaaagccctgCTGCAGCACAAGAGTGTAGAAAGCCACCGGAAGGCAGAGAATGAAGCAGACAAAAAGCGCTACTTGGAGAATGAGg TCAACAGCTTGAGAGACCAGCTGGatgagatgaagaaaaaaaaccaaaactccCATATCTCCAACGAAAAGAACATTCAACTGCAGAGACag CTGGATGAGGCAAACGCCTTGCTGCGGGCGGAGTCGGAGGCTGCCACGAGGTTGCGGAAAGCGCAGACGGAGAGCTCAAAGCAAACGCAGCAGCTGGAGGGTACTGTGCGGGAGCTGCAGGACAAGTGCTGCCTGCTGGAGAATGGCAAGCTCAAACTGGAGAAAGACTTCATCAGTCTGCAAGCGGCCCTGGACGCCGAGAAACGCGACCGCAGCCAGGGCTCCGAGACCATCTCGGACCTGCAGG cgcGTATCTCTGGGCTGGAAGGTGAGGTGAAGGAGGCAAGACTGGCTCTGTCCAAAGCCGAGACTGAGAAGAGACAGCTACAGGAGAAACTCACTGACCTGGAGAAG GAGAAGAGCAATAAGGAGATTGACATGACATATAAGCTCAAAGTGCTTCAGCAAGGGCTGGAGCAGGAGGAAGCAGCACACAAAGCCACCAAAGCCCGCCTAGCCGACAAGAACAAGATCAGCGAGTCCATTGAGGGAGCCAAGTCTGAGGCCATGAAGG AGTTGGAGCAGaagctgcaggaggagagagcatCTAAGATGCGGGTGGAGAATAAGCTGTTGGAGCTGGAGAAGCAGAGCTCCATGCTGGACTGTGACTACAAACAGGCACTGCAGAAGCTTGAGGAAGTGCGTCGGCACAAGGACAGGCTCACTGAGGAG GTGAAAAACCTAACTCTGAAGATTGAGCAGGAGATACAGAAACGCACTCTGACGCAGAACGACCTGAAGGCTCAGAGCCAGCAGCTCAACTCCCTGCGCACATCAGAGAAGCAACTCAAACAGGAGACCAACCACCTGCTGGACATCAAACGCAGTCTGGAGAAGCAGAACCAGGAGTTACGCAA gGAGCGACAGGAATCAGATGGGCAAATGAAGGAACTGCAGGATCAGCTGGAGGCTGAACAGTATTTTTCA acaCTGTATAAAACTCAGGTGCGGGAGCTGAAGGAggagtgtgaggagaggaaTAAGCTTTACAAGGAGATGCAGCAGAATCTACAGGAACTGCAGGAGGAGAG GGACTCGTTGGCAGCCCAGCTAGAGATTACGCTGACAAAGGCAGACTCGGAGCAGCTGGCGCGTTCCATCGCTGAGGAGCAGTATTCTGACCTTGAGAAAGAGAAGATTATGAAGGAGCTGGAGATCAAGGAGATGATGGCTAGACACCGGCAGGAGCTCAGCGAGAAAGACACCACCATCAGCTCA TTAGAGGAGGCTAATCGCACCTTGACGAGTGACGTGGCCAACCTGGCGAATGAGAAGGAGGAGCTGAACAACAAATTGAGGGAGATTCAGGAAG accTACACAGGTTGAAAGAAGATGAGCAGCAGCTGGCTCAGATGAAGTTTAGCTTTGAGAAGCAGCTGCAGTCTGAGCGAACTCTCAAAACTCAG GCGGTAAACAAGCTCGCTGAGATCATGAATAGGAGGGAAGTACGTGGCGGTGGAAGTCGCCGTGGCAACGACACAGATGTTCGgcggaaagagaaagagaacaggaggCTGCAGCTGGAACTCcgctcagagaaagagaaactcaATAGCACCATCATCAAATACCAGAAAGAGATCAACGAAATGCAGGCG caaCTAGCGGATGAGTCTCAGGTGCGCATCGAGCTGCAGATGGCATTGGACAGTAAAGACAGTGACATTGAGCAGTTACGCGGCCTCCTCAACTCCCTCAACGTCCATTCACTGGACTCCACCAGCATCGGCAGCGGCCCTGACTTTGACAGTGACGACCCTCATCTAG AGACCAGGCTAGAGGGCTGGCTGTCTCTACCAGTGCGGAATAACACCAAACGCTTTGGATGGGAGAAAAAG TATGTTGTGGTTAGCAGTAAGAAGATTTTGTTCTACAACAGTGAACAGGACAAAGAACTGTCCAATCCATACATGGTGCTGGATATAGA TAAACTCTTTCATGTGCGATCAGTCACCCAAACTGATGTATACCGGGCTGATGCCAAGGAGATTCCCAGGATATTCCAg ATCCTGTATGCCAATGAAGGAGAGAGTAAAAAGGAGCAGGAGTTGGAGCCCTTGCCTGCAGGAGAGAAATCCAGCTACATCTGCCATAAAGGTCATGAGTTTATTCCCACCCTCTACCACTTTCCCACCAACTGTGAGGCCTGCACCAAACCTCTGTGGAACATGTTCAAGCCGCCTCCTGCCCTGGAGTGTCGCCGCTGTCATATCAAATGCCACAAAGACCATATGGACAAGAAGGAAGAGGTCATTGCTCCCTGCAGAG TCAATTACGACGTGTCCACGGCGAAGAACCTGTTGCTGCTAGCTGCCTCTCAGGAGGAACAGCAGAAGTGGGTGAGCCGACTCATCAAGAAGATCCCCAAAAAGCCTCCTGCCCCAGAACCGCAACACCGCTCCTCACCTCGTGCACCCGTCAGAGTGCAGCCCAGCCAGTCCATGAGGAGGCCTAGCCGACAGCTGCCCCCCAGCAAACCCAG tTAA
- the slc66a3 gene encoding solute carrier family 66 member 3 isoform X2: MADDMMLHFANFSTLLLCMVLKFPQIFVLMRTKSTKGVSLKSLLLELTGFIVFITYQMYNDYPPPTYLEYPILIAQDVILLLMILYYNGNLKQGLIYAAVFVGGWHLLTVDKWVIDLAMSLCTFISAGSKFAQLQCLWKSKDSGGVSTLSWAMATYTCLVLVRFIVMTVLNLWVTVMVMYYKPSAKKQD, encoded by the exons ATGGCAGACGATATGATGCTGCATTTTGCAAACTTCAGCACCCTCCTTCTGTGCATGGTTCTGAAATTCCCGCAAATATTTGTGCTGATGCGAACAAAGTCCACCAAGGGCGTCAGTCTGAAAAGTCTTCTCCTCGAACTGACCGG GTTTATTGTGTTCATCACCTACCAGATGTATAATGATTACCCACCTCCCACCTATCTGGAGTACCCTATATTGATAGCGCAAG ATGTCATCCTGTTGCTTATGATTCTTTACTACAATGGCAACCTAAAGCAGGGCCTCATCTATGCAGCAGT GTTTGTGGGAGGCTGGCATCTCCTCACAGTGGACAAGTGGGTTATTGATCTCGCTATG AGTCTCTGTACATTTATCAGTGCTGGCAGTAAGTTTGCTCAGCTTCAGTGTCTGTGGAAGTCCAAGGACTCAGGCGGGGTCTCCACCTTATCCTGGGCTATGGCCACCTACACCTGCCTAG tTCTTGTACGATTTATTGTCATGACTGTTCTAAATCTGTGGGTCACTGTGATGGTGATGTACTACAAACCTAGTGCCAAGAAGCAGGACTGA
- the slc66a3 gene encoding solute carrier family 66 member 3 isoform X1, with the protein MADDMMLHFANFSTLLLCMVLKFPQIFVLMRTKSTKGVSLKSLLLELTGFIVFITYQMYNDYPPPTYLEYPILIAQDVILLLMILYYNGNLKQGLIYAAVFVGGWHLLTVDKWVIDLAMSLCTFISAGSKFAQLQCLWKSKDSGGVSTLSWAMATYTCLARIFTTTVTTGDKQVLVRFIVMTVLNLWVTVMVMYYKPSAKKQD; encoded by the exons ATGGCAGACGATATGATGCTGCATTTTGCAAACTTCAGCACCCTCCTTCTGTGCATGGTTCTGAAATTCCCGCAAATATTTGTGCTGATGCGAACAAAGTCCACCAAGGGCGTCAGTCTGAAAAGTCTTCTCCTCGAACTGACCGG GTTTATTGTGTTCATCACCTACCAGATGTATAATGATTACCCACCTCCCACCTATCTGGAGTACCCTATATTGATAGCGCAAG ATGTCATCCTGTTGCTTATGATTCTTTACTACAATGGCAACCTAAAGCAGGGCCTCATCTATGCAGCAGT GTTTGTGGGAGGCTGGCATCTCCTCACAGTGGACAAGTGGGTTATTGATCTCGCTATG AGTCTCTGTACATTTATCAGTGCTGGCAGTAAGTTTGCTCAGCTTCAGTGTCTGTGGAAGTCCAAGGACTCAGGCGGGGTCTCCACCTTATCCTGGGCTATGGCCACCTACACCTGCCTAG CAAGGATCTTCACAACTACGGTGACCACTGGAGACAAGCAGG tTCTTGTACGATTTATTGTCATGACTGTTCTAAATCTGTGGGTCACTGTGATGGTGATGTACTACAAACCTAGTGCCAAGAAGCAGGACTGA
- the cimip5 gene encoding ciliary microtubule inner protein 5, whose amino-acid sequence MDRKGNLRRATSAGYRLPERAGVTLTSQSSVSVLRHSQNRTRNTGSSETSAQDADTRDPVKQDQVWREFVRAERTGVKEWEKNWSFLKNFDQLGQPRSENPLPSHVPVYSDLVPNTTNQMFGSRVCTDLGRELIRMDKLLMLTGSHRKTKQSSEMQPC is encoded by the exons ATGGATAGGAAAGGCAACCTCAGACGTGCCACTTCGGCGGGCTACCGTTTGCCAGAGCGTGCCGGAGTAACGCTTACATCTCAGTCCTCAGTCTCCGTGCTCAGACACTCGCAGAACAGGACACGAAACACCGGCAGCAGCGAGACATCGGCGCAAGATGCTGACACTCGAGACCCAGTAAAGCAGGACCAAGTCTGGAGAGAGTTCGTACGAGCGGAGCGAACGGGTGTAAAAGAGTG GGAGAAGAACTGGAGCTTTCTCAAGAACTTTGACCAGCTG GGGCAGCCCAGGTCAGAGAATCCTCTTCCCAGCCACGTGCCTGTGTATTCAGACCTGGTGCCTAACACAACTAACCAGATGTTTGGCAGTCGAGTGTGCACAGATTTGGGGAGGGAGCTGATTCGTATGGACAAGTTGCTGATGCTGACCGGTTCTCACCGCAAGACCAAACAGAGTTCAGAGATGCAGCCTTGCTAG